From a single Methanoregula sp. UBA64 genomic region:
- a CDS encoding HXXEE domain-containing protein, with protein MIQNQNETPDAPGLTYKKLNTAWQVTGALLFPILFTLLLILYFTTPNLQMFSWLLWLGLPIIMIHEFEEYVAPGGFKNFFNTKTLLAPTPLKEDVPLNEPYILFMNPILIWPWVTLGALFYTVPWIGISAIFFQLGINNIQHIGLFQIRHKGYNPGLFTTMFLMMPYCTLILWYVLVNPVMTTTDWILSFVVSAGVILTLLSITMTRLKHTSQG; from the coding sequence TTGATTCAGAACCAGAATGAAACCCCGGACGCTCCCGGGCTTACGTACAAAAAATTAAACACCGCATGGCAGGTAACGGGTGCATTGCTCTTCCCGATTCTCTTCACCCTGCTCCTGATCCTGTATTTTACCACCCCTAACCTGCAGATGTTTTCCTGGCTCTTGTGGCTGGGTCTGCCGATCATCATGATCCATGAGTTCGAGGAATACGTTGCTCCCGGGGGCTTCAAGAATTTTTTTAATACAAAAACCCTCCTTGCGCCCACTCCCCTCAAAGAGGATGTACCGCTGAACGAGCCCTACATCCTTTTCATGAATCCAATCCTGATATGGCCGTGGGTGACACTGGGAGCACTATTCTATACGGTGCCGTGGATCGGAATCAGTGCGATCTTTTTCCAGCTGGGGATTAATAACATCCAGCATATTGGCCTGTTCCAGATCCGGCATAAAGGATACAATCCCGGCCTTTTCACAACCATGTTCCTGATGATGCCCTACTGTACGCTGATACTCTGGTACGTACTGGTCAACCCGGTGATGACAACAACGGACTGGATCCTCTCATTCGTGGTAAGTGCAGGGGTTATACTCACACTCTTATCGATAACCATGACCCGGCTGAAGCATACATCCCAGGGATAA